The following coding sequences lie in one Silene latifolia isolate original U9 population chromosome 5, ASM4854445v1, whole genome shotgun sequence genomic window:
- the LOC141657893 gene encoding uncharacterized protein LOC141657893 isoform X1, with product MQRGVRVGVLVFGAAKSKWFCDSVLASPSSSRFLFQRRGAKVLGSDVRSGTIVNRKGRIFQVIKAQHTQHGRGGATIQVELRDVDTGNKLTERFRTDEPIEKVYVEERTFKYLYSEGDILVLTDPETYEQVEVPKDLFGKTAVYLKEDMTVRVSYFDDRPMSATLPYRVTCTVIQAQPPKKGLSVNPQYKKVLLDNGLTVLAPPFIVTGDKIVVNTDDNSYFTREK from the exons ATGCAACGGGGGGTGAGGGTGGGTGTATTAGTGTTCGGAGCTGCAAAATCAAAATGGTTTTGTGATTCTGTGTTGGCTTCTCCCTCTTCTTCACGCTTCCTCTTCCAACGTCGTGGTGCCAAAGTCCTCGGTTCCGAC GTTAGAAGCGGTACCATTGTGAATAGGAAAG GCCGCATTTTTCAG GTTATCAAAGCCCAACATACTCAACACGGCCGTGGTGGGGCTACCATCCAGGTGGAGCTTCGGGATGTTGATACTGGTAACAAACTTACTGAAAGGTTTCGCACTGATGAACCTATTGAAA AGGTTTACGTTGAAGAGAGAACTTTTAAGTATTTGTACTCCGAAGGAGATATTCTTGTCTTAACCGA CCCTGAAACTTATGAACAAGTTGAAGTCCCAAAGGATCTCTTTGGAAAGACTGCTGTCTACCTTAAAG AGGATATGACAGTTAGAGTCAGTTATTTTGACGACAGACCTATGTCAGCTACACTGCCTTATCGTGTTACATGCACAGTTATTCAAGCCCAACCTCCAAAGAAGGGCCTCTCCGTCAATCCACA ATATAAGAAGGTTTTGCTTGACAATGGCCTCACAGTTCTT GCACCCCCTTTCATTGTAACTGGTGATAAAATTGTCGTCAATACTGATGATAATTCGTATTTCACAAG GGAAAAATAG
- the LOC141657890 gene encoding IQ domain-containing protein IQM2-like: MGVSYSCSCPLASDHDLESGLESIIVKSVSLGDDHVTTPERSISFNAQHHDSQPLILHKSPDSGNMILEGSVSFKQRQTTTLISVTPSADVHCLGLSSPKHQAAVKLQKVYKSFRTRRKLADCAVLVEQSWWKLLDFAELKHSSISFFDIEHHETAISRWSRAKTRAAKVGKGLSKNGKAQKLALQHWLEAIDPRHRYGHNLHFYYTNWLHSQSREPFFYWLDIGEGKEVNLEKCSRCKLQQQCIKYLGPMERKAYEVAVEDGKFLYTQSGEILDTSSEPHAKWIFVLSTSKALYVSKKKKGTFQHSSFLAGGATSAAGRLVVENGLLKAVWPHSGHYRPTPENFQDFIAFLTENNVDLTHVKMDPVDEDEKSIGKQKSSLHFRNSSEEDLGTDSVMENEGEIRSIATQEEETVVAPDDSSSQLSSILTTKLTNLEIPSRDELFMRMQGENETSVSTSDSVNIGDGYDSAKEEGILAEEDEEDKQEIIPAAAILERINSHKETKSYQLGKQLSCKWTTGAGPRIGCVRDYPSELQLRALEQVNLSPRSGRAQIKATFSPGSSPKASTPMSVVCRRSMEQCKVQLSSPLRR, from the exons ATGGGCGTATCGTATTCGTGTTCATGCCCACTAGCCTCTGACCACGATCTAGAGAGCGGTTTGGAATCCATAATAGTCAAGTCTGTGAGTTTGGGGGATGATCATGTTACCACACCCGAGCGGTCCATCAGTTTCAATGCCCAACATCATGATTCCCAGCCATTGATTCTTCATAAATCTCCTGATTCAGGAAACATGATTCTAGAAGGATCTGTCAGCTTCAAACAAAGACAAACCACCACTTTGATTTCAGTTACCCCTTCTGCTGATGTACATTGTTTGGGATTGTCAAGCCCCAAGCACCAGGCTGCTGTTAAGTTGCAGAAAGTATATAAAAGCTTCCGCACCCGAAGAAAGCTTGCTGATTGTGCTGTACTTGTTGAGCAAAGCTG GTGGAAGCTTTTAGATTTTGCGGAGCTGAAGCATAGCTCCATTTCATTCTTCGATATTGAACACCATGAGACAGCTATTTCACGTTGGTCCAGAGCCAAAACAAGGGCTGCTAAGGTCGGTAAAGGTCTCTCCAAGAATGGCAAAGCTCAAAAGCTCGCCTTGCAGCATTGGTTAGAGGCT ATTGATCCTCGACACCGTTATGGACATAATCTTCACTTCTACTACACTAATTGGCTCCACTCTCAAAGCAGAGAACCCTTCTTTTACTG GCTTGATATTGGAGAAGGAAAAGAGGTTAACTTGGAGAAATGCTCAAGATGTAAGCTTCAACAGCAGTGTATTAAATATCTTGGCCCG ATGGAGAGAAAGGCGTACGAAGTTGCTGTTGAAGATGGAAAATTCTTGTATACACAAAGTGGAGAGATCCTTGATACCTCGTCTGAACCCCACGCCAAATGGATATTTGTGTTGAGCACCTCCAAGGCCTTGTACGTCAGCAAAAAGAAGAAAGGCACTTTCCAGCACTCTAGCTTCTTGGCTGGAGGAGCCACATCTGCTGCTGGTAGACTCGTTGTTGAAAATGGCTTGCTTAAG GCGGTATGGCCTCACAGCGGCCACTATAGGCCTACTCCAGAAAACTTCCAAGACTTCATTGCCTTCCTCACTGAAAATAATGTGGATCTTACTCATGTTAAG ATGGATCCAGTAGACGAGGATGAAAAATCAATTGGCAAACAGAAAAGCAGTCTTCATTTCAGAAACTCTTCTGAAGAAGATCTGGGCACAGATAGTGTCATGGAGAATGAGGGAGAAATCAGAAGCATTGCTACACAAGAGGAGGAGACCGTTGTCGCACCAGATGATTCCAGTTCTCAGCTTTCTAGCATCTTGACTACAAAATTAACCAATCTCGAGATACCTAGTAGAGACGAGTTGTTTATGAGAATGCAGGGTGAAAATGAGACTTCAGTATCCACAAGTGATTCTGTAAATATTGGCGATGGTTATGATTCAGCCAAAGAAGAAGGTATACTGGCGGAGGAAGATGAAGAGGACAAACAGGAAATCATTCCTGCAGCAGCAATCCTTGAAAGGATAAACTCCCATAAAGAAACAAAATCATATCAACTAGGAAAACAGTTATCGTGTAAATGGACGACAGGAGCAGGGCCTCGTATCGGATGCGTGAGAGATTACCCGTCAGAGCTGCAGTTGCGAGCTCTGGAGCAAGTGAATCTGTCTCCGAGAAGTggacgtgcccaaataaaagcaACGTTTTCTCCAGGATCAAGCCCCAAGGCATCAACACCAATGTCAGTAGTGTGTCGAAGAAGTATGGAGCAGTGTAAGGTGCAGTTGTCGTCTCCCTTGAGGCGTTAG
- the LOC141657891 gene encoding mitochondrial dicarboxylate/tricarboxylate transporter DTC-like: protein MGEEKGKAAWIRVKPFVNGGVSGMLATCVVQPVDMVKVRIQLGQGSAPLVATNMLRHEGLSAFYKGLSAGLLRQATYTTARLGSFKILTNKAIAANDGKPLPLYKKALCGLSAGAIGASVGSPADLALIRMQADATLAEAQRRHYKNVFHALFRIVADEGVLALWKGAAPTVVRAMSLNMGMLASYDQSVEFFRDNLGFGEAATVLGASAVSGFFASACSLPFDYVKTQIQKMQPDAGGKYPYSGSLDCVVKTLKSGGPFKFYTGFPVYCVRIAPHAMLTLIFLHELDKFETSVGL from the exons ATGGGAGAGGAAAAGGGAAAAGCAGCATGGATCAGGGTTAAGCCCTTTGTTAACGGTGGGGTTTCTGGAATGCTGGCAACCTGTGTTGTTCAGCCCGTCGACATGGTCAAGGTCAGAATACAGTTGGGTCAAGGCTCTGCACCACTTGTGGCTACCAACATGCTCCGTCATGAGGGTCTTTCTGCCTTCTACAAG GGTCTCTCAGCAGGTTTGCTAAGGCAAGCTACTTATACCACTGCCCGTCTTGGATCTTTCAA GATTCTGACGAATAAAGCCATTGCTGCCAACGATGGGAAGCCTCTACCTCTGTATAAAAAAGCTCTTTGCGGTTTGAGTGCCGGAGCCATAGGAGCAAGCGTTGGGAGTCCAGCTGACTTAGCCCTCATACGCATGCAAGCTGATGCAACCTTAGCCGAGGCCCAACGCCGACACTACAAAAATGTGTTTCATGCTCTCTTCCGTATTGTGGCTGATGAAGGTGTTTTAGCCCTTTGGAAAGGAGCTGCCCCCACTGTTGTTAGAGCAATGTCCCTTAACATGGGCATGCTGGCCTCTTATGACCAATCTGTTGAGTTCTTCCGGGATAATCTGGGATTCGGAGAAGCTGCCACTGTCCTCG GAGCTAGTGCTGTGTCTGGATTCTTCGCTTCTGCCTGCAGTTTGCCTTTTGACTATGTCAAAACTCAAATTCAAAAGATGCAGCCAGATGCAGGGGGCAAGTATCCTTACTCAGGCTCTTTGGATTGTGTCGTCAAAACCTTGAAATCTGGGGGGCCTTTCAAGTTCTATACTGGCTTCCCCGTGTATTGTGTCCGTATTGCACCCCACGCCATG TTGACATTGATCTTCCTGCACGAACTTGACAAGTTTGAGACTTCTGTGGGACTGTAG
- the LOC141657893 gene encoding uncharacterized protein LOC141657893 isoform X2 → MQRGVRVGVLVFGAAKSKWFCDSVLASPSSSRFLFQRRGAKVLGSDVRSGTIVNRKGRIFQVIKAQHTQHGRGGATIQVELRDVDTGNKLTERFRTDEPIEKVYVEERTFKYLYSEGDILVLTDPETYEQVEVPKDLFGKTAVYLKEDMTVRVSYFDDRPMSATLPYRVTCTVIQAQPPKKGLSVNPQYKKVLLDNGLTVLAPPFIVTGDKIVVNTDDNSYFTR, encoded by the exons ATGCAACGGGGGGTGAGGGTGGGTGTATTAGTGTTCGGAGCTGCAAAATCAAAATGGTTTTGTGATTCTGTGTTGGCTTCTCCCTCTTCTTCACGCTTCCTCTTCCAACGTCGTGGTGCCAAAGTCCTCGGTTCCGAC GTTAGAAGCGGTACCATTGTGAATAGGAAAG GCCGCATTTTTCAG GTTATCAAAGCCCAACATACTCAACACGGCCGTGGTGGGGCTACCATCCAGGTGGAGCTTCGGGATGTTGATACTGGTAACAAACTTACTGAAAGGTTTCGCACTGATGAACCTATTGAAA AGGTTTACGTTGAAGAGAGAACTTTTAAGTATTTGTACTCCGAAGGAGATATTCTTGTCTTAACCGA CCCTGAAACTTATGAACAAGTTGAAGTCCCAAAGGATCTCTTTGGAAAGACTGCTGTCTACCTTAAAG AGGATATGACAGTTAGAGTCAGTTATTTTGACGACAGACCTATGTCAGCTACACTGCCTTATCGTGTTACATGCACAGTTATTCAAGCCCAACCTCCAAAGAAGGGCCTCTCCGTCAATCCACA ATATAAGAAGGTTTTGCTTGACAATGGCCTCACAGTTCTT GCACCCCCTTTCATTGTAACTGGTGATAAAATTGTCGTCAATACTGATGATAATTCGTATTTCACAAG GTGA